From the Micromonospora sediminicola genome, one window contains:
- the purQ gene encoding phosphoribosylformylglycinamidine synthase subunit PurQ has translation MTARVGVVTFPGSLDDGDAARAVRIAGAEPVRLWHGDPDLHGVDAVVLPGGFSYGDYLRCGAIARFAPVMETVVEAARGGLPVLGICNGFQILCEAHLLPGALTRNQHLHFRNRDQVLRIEATGTAWTNAFQPGQEVLIPVKNGEGCYVADPATLDRLEAEGRVVARYVGGNPNGSQRDIAAITNEAGNVVGIMPHPEHAVEALTGPSLDGLGFFTSVLKHLVGAPA, from the coding sequence GTGACCGCCCGGGTCGGTGTGGTGACGTTCCCCGGCTCGCTCGACGACGGGGACGCGGCCCGGGCCGTCCGGATCGCCGGCGCCGAGCCGGTCCGGCTCTGGCACGGCGACCCGGACCTGCACGGGGTGGACGCCGTCGTCCTGCCCGGCGGCTTCTCCTACGGCGACTACCTGCGCTGCGGCGCCATCGCCCGGTTCGCCCCGGTGATGGAGACGGTCGTCGAGGCCGCCCGTGGTGGCCTGCCGGTGCTCGGCATCTGCAACGGCTTCCAGATCCTCTGCGAGGCCCACCTGCTGCCCGGCGCGCTCACCCGCAACCAGCACCTGCACTTCCGCAACCGGGACCAGGTCCTCCGGATCGAGGCCACCGGCACCGCCTGGACCAACGCGTTCCAGCCGGGGCAGGAGGTGCTGATCCCGGTCAAGAACGGCGAGGGCTGCTACGTCGCCGACCCGGCGACGCTGGACCGGCTGGAGGCCGAGGGCCGCGTCGTGGCCCGGTACGTCGGCGGCAACCCCAACGGATCGCAGCGCGACATCGCCGCGATCACCAACGAGGCCGGCAACGTGGTCGGCATCATGCCGCACCCCGAGCACGCGGTGGAGGCGCTCACCGGCCCCTCGCTGGACGGCCTCGGCTTCTTCACCTCGGTGCTCAAGCACCTGGTGGGAGCGCCCGCGTGA
- the purS gene encoding phosphoribosylformylglycinamidine synthase subunit PurS has translation MPRVVVDVMLKPEILDPQGQAVANALPRLGVSDVASVRIGRRIEIEFTGEPDLDRAREIADKLLANPVIEDFTVRVVDADETAGAHS, from the coding sequence GTGCCTCGCGTCGTCGTCGACGTCATGCTCAAGCCCGAGATCCTCGATCCGCAGGGCCAGGCCGTCGCAAACGCGCTGCCCCGGCTCGGCGTCAGTGACGTCGCCTCCGTCCGGATCGGCAGGCGGATCGAGATCGAGTTCACCGGCGAACCGGACCTGGACCGGGCCCGCGAGATCGCCGACAAACTGCTCGCCAACCCGGTCATCGAGGACTTCACGGTCCGCGTGGTCGACGCCGACGAGACCGCGGGCGCGCACTCGTGA